A single region of the Salicibibacter cibi genome encodes:
- a CDS encoding SDR family oxidoreductase, translating into MVNEVSSEANAEFIRISPLNRLGYPEEVAAAVSYLCSEEAAYITGATIDVNGGMFMD; encoded by the coding sequence ATGGTGAATGAGGTCTCATCCGAAGCGAATGCTGAATTTATAAGGATTTCTCCACTAAATCGCTTGGGATACCCCGAAGAAGTTGCCGCTGCGGTCTCGTATTTATGCTCGGAAGAAGCAGCATATATTACTGGAGCAACAATCGATGTTAATGGCGGCATGTTTATGGATTGA
- a CDS encoding SDR family NAD(P)-dependent oxidoreductase, producing the protein MATDKKVAVVTGAAQGIGLYITEKLADDETIVIMTDVLQKKVEEESKLLRGKGKSVVDYVLDVGVEEEIENFFDYVRNEYGRLDILVNNAGISPKYNGQKRMIVDTTLEEWNRVLNVNITGSFLCVREALSLMMLNNWGRIVNMSSQAGRTLSRVAGAHYSTSKSALIGFNRSIASEYGEYGITANCIAPGRIISPW; encoded by the coding sequence TTGGCAACAGATAAAAAAGTTGCTGTTGTTACTGGGGCGGCACAAGGGATTGGATTATATATCACTGAAAAACTAGCAGATGACGAAACTATTGTAATAATGACTGATGTATTACAAAAAAAAGTGGAAGAAGAATCTAAACTTTTGCGTGGTAAGGGAAAATCAGTAGTAGATTATGTACTTGATGTGGGTGTGGAAGAAGAAATAGAAAATTTTTTTGATTATGTTAGGAATGAATATGGACGCCTTGACATTTTAGTCAATAATGCAGGAATTTCACCGAAGTATAATGGTCAAAAACGGATGATTGTCGATACCACTCTTGAAGAATGGAATAGAGTGCTAAATGTGAACATAACTGGCTCATTTTTGTGTGTGCGTGAAGCATTATCTTTAATGATGTTGAATAATTGGGGAAGAATTGTGAATATGTCTTCCCAAGCCGGTCGGACATTAAGTCGTGTGGCAGGTGCCCATTATTCAACAAGTAAAAGTGCTTTAATTGGTTTTAATCGCAGTATTGCATCTGAATATGGAGAGTACGGTATAACGGCAAACTGTATTGCGCCTGGAAGAATTATATCCCCATGGTGA
- a CDS encoding acetolactate synthase catalytic subunit, with translation MSTHKETNAVRIARALKKNGVEYLFGQSNPQTIMLASMDLGIRQIGFRQENSGSYMAQAYAMCSGKVPVVAAQNGPAATLLVPGLAECLKASHPIVALVDEVPKDQEDKNAFQEIDHIELFSGVAKWVKKIPSEDRIEDYVDMAFVAAASGKPGPAVLLCPKDLTYDTKKYPVKFNRNASLGSYPLDRSIPDPLKIEKAADLLANAERPFIHAGGGVISSGAKEELRQIQEECSIPVATTTMGKGSVDEEHPLTIGPIGYYMGKRGATKFLRPMIEDADVILLVGNRTNQNGTDSWTLLPENAQFIHIDVDPKEIGRNYESLRLVGDAKLTLNELKKSLLNYDLNVRNEKRSLVEENIANARVAHKEETKSVKNSDESPIKIERFLAELEKQLSSDQTIVTDASLSSVWVANYIKATGDRKFIFPRGLAGLGWGLPLAMGANIAKPEDKVLAFVGDGGFAHAWAELETCKREGIDVVTIVINNQILAYQKLAEQSRWGRYTSVCDFTAVDHAAIAEACGIKGIRVKSPEEIEERLKEAFLAKGSVVIDLLTDPNDIPPIPFMENLN, from the coding sequence ATGAGTACACATAAGGAAACAAATGCAGTGAGAATAGCTAGAGCCCTTAAAAAAAATGGAGTTGAATATTTATTTGGTCAAAGTAATCCACAAACAATTATGTTGGCAAGTATGGATTTAGGAATTCGGCAAATTGGTTTTAGGCAGGAAAATTCTGGTTCTTATATGGCTCAAGCCTATGCAATGTGTTCAGGAAAAGTGCCTGTGGTAGCAGCGCAGAATGGTCCAGCCGCAACTTTACTTGTACCAGGTTTAGCAGAATGTTTAAAAGCGTCTCACCCGATAGTTGCTCTGGTTGATGAAGTTCCAAAGGACCAAGAAGATAAAAATGCTTTTCAAGAAATCGATCATATAGAGCTTTTTTCAGGTGTAGCAAAATGGGTTAAAAAGATCCCATCAGAAGATAGAATAGAAGATTACGTTGATATGGCGTTTGTTGCGGCTGCAAGTGGAAAGCCAGGTCCAGCTGTTTTACTTTGTCCGAAGGACTTGACATATGATACAAAAAAATACCCTGTTAAATTTAATAGAAATGCAAGCTTGGGGAGTTATCCGTTAGATAGATCAATCCCAGATCCATTAAAAATCGAAAAGGCAGCAGATTTACTTGCTAATGCTGAACGCCCATTTATACATGCAGGTGGCGGAGTAATTTCTTCCGGGGCTAAAGAGGAACTTCGGCAAATTCAAGAGGAGTGTTCGATACCTGTTGCAACAACAACAATGGGAAAAGGCTCAGTTGATGAAGAACACCCGCTAACAATTGGCCCAATAGGTTATTATATGGGAAAAAGAGGAGCAACTAAATTTTTAAGACCAATGATTGAAGATGCTGATGTCATTTTATTGGTAGGCAATCGAACAAATCAGAATGGTACAGACTCATGGACTTTACTACCAGAAAACGCACAGTTTATACACATTGATGTAGATCCAAAAGAAATAGGTAGAAATTACGAATCCTTAAGATTAGTAGGCGATGCAAAACTAACGTTAAATGAACTGAAAAAATCATTATTGAATTACGATTTAAATGTGCGAAATGAAAAACGCTCTTTAGTGGAGGAAAATATTGCAAATGCTAGAGTAGCTCATAAAGAAGAAACGAAAAGTGTAAAAAACTCTGATGAGAGCCCTATTAAAATTGAAAGGTTTCTAGCTGAACTCGAAAAGCAATTATCTTCTGATCAAACTATAGTAACCGATGCAAGTCTTTCATCAGTATGGGTTGCAAATTATATTAAAGCAACAGGTGATCGAAAGTTTATATTTCCAAGAGGGTTAGCTGGTTTAGGATGGGGTCTGCCTTTGGCGATGGGGGCAAATATCGCAAAGCCTGAAGACAAGGTTTTGGCCTTTGTCGGTGATGGTGGTTTTGCCCATGCCTGGGCTGAATTAGAAACATGTAAAAGGGAAGGAATCGATGTAGTTACTATAGTTATCAATAACCAAATTCTAGCTTATCAAAAATTAGCAGAACAATCACGTTGGGGAAGGTATACATCTGTCTGTGATTTTACCGCTGTTGATCATGCAGCTATAGCTGAAGCATGTGGAATAAAAGGGATAAGAGTTAAATCACCTGAAGAAATTGAGGAAAGGTTAAAGGAAGCTTTTTTAGCAAAGGGTTCAGTCGTAATCGATTTACTTACGGACCCAAATGATATTCCACCTATACCTTTTATGGAAAATTTGAATTAA
- a CDS encoding zinc-dependent alcohol dehydrogenase: MKALYKKSKKAYNMSLEKGEDLLPGDDEVIVKVEAAGICGTDLKMYQGKYYKYNLPIILGHEFSGYITSIGKDVKKLSKGAKVTAQPEVSNCGQCNMCIIGKTNICRQKNRLGFEQNGAFADYVKLNQHQIHVLPDEVDILSGALIEPLAVVIHAFRKIKISPSDVIHVIGSGAIGLIAMLVGKANGAFVSISGLSRDQEKLSLASKLGADLVVEADNEGSSDVIMQHTQGNGADIVLECTGTAAGVNAGLELCKASGQYVQVGTWSESLNVDFMKIAYKEIQVMGSYSHTKIDWLDSIKLIQNKKIDVSPLIQDIYSLTDWRKAFQKAETGEKVKVVLKP; the protein is encoded by the coding sequence TTGAAAGCGCTATATAAGAAAAGCAAAAAAGCTTACAATATGTCATTAGAGAAGGGTGAAGATCTATTACCTGGGGACGATGAGGTTATTGTAAAAGTGGAGGCTGCTGGAATTTGCGGAACAGATTTAAAAATGTATCAGGGAAAATATTATAAATATAATTTACCAATTATTTTGGGCCACGAATTTAGTGGTTATATAACATCAATTGGAAAAGACGTAAAAAAATTATCTAAGGGTGCTAAAGTTACTGCCCAACCGGAAGTATCTAACTGCGGACAATGCAACATGTGTATAATTGGTAAAACTAATATTTGTAGGCAAAAGAACCGGTTAGGGTTTGAGCAAAATGGAGCATTCGCTGACTATGTAAAACTAAACCAACATCAAATACATGTACTCCCAGATGAAGTAGACATCTTATCTGGAGCATTAATAGAACCACTTGCAGTAGTCATTCATGCGTTTCGTAAAATAAAAATAAGTCCTTCTGACGTTATCCACGTAATTGGATCAGGAGCTATTGGTTTAATTGCGATGTTGGTCGGTAAAGCAAACGGTGCGTTTGTATCAATATCCGGATTATCGAGAGATCAAGAAAAACTTTCATTAGCTAGTAAATTAGGCGCTGATTTAGTGGTTGAGGCAGACAATGAAGGAAGCAGCGATGTCATAATGCAACATACCCAAGGAAATGGCGCCGATATCGTACTGGAATGTACAGGCACAGCCGCCGGGGTTAATGCAGGTTTAGAATTATGTAAAGCAAGTGGTCAATATGTTCAAGTCGGAACATGGAGTGAGTCCTTAAACGTTGACTTTATGAAAATTGCGTATAAGGAAATACAAGTAATGGGCTCATATAGTCACACTAAAATTGATTGGCTAGATAGCATTAAATTGATACAAAATAAAAAAATTGACGTATCTCCATTAATTCAAGATATTTATTCGTTGACTGATTGGCGGAAGGCATTCCAGAAAGCAGAAACTGGAGAGAAAGTGAAGGTAGTTTTAAAGCCTTAA